The DNA segment CTTTGCTTCAGGTGTAACGAAACTTGGACGTAGTCATTGGGCTATGGTACTGGGTCACGTTGGTCTCGCGATGATGTTGATTGGTATTTCTGCAACACAGAATTACAAAATCGAAAAAGACATACGTATGGTACCAGGAGATGAAGTCATTTTTGCTGATTACTTATTCAAATTCGAACGTATTGGTGAAGCCAATGGCTCGAACTACGAAGGTTATGAAGCGGTATTTAATATCAGTAAAAACGGTAAGTTTGAAACTACCATGCACGCAGAAAAACGTAGCTATTTCGCACAGCGCAGTATGCCAATGACTGAAGCCGCGATCGATTGGGGCGTAACACGTGACCTTTACATCGCACTTGGTGAGCAGTTAGAAGATGACTCATGGGCAATTCGTATTTATTACGAACCATTTATTCGTTTCATCTGGTGGGGCGCTTTGGTTATGTCTATCGGTGGTTTGTTAGCTGTATCTGATCGTCGTTATCGTTTTGTGAACAAACGTGTAGCGAAAGCATAATAATTAGGACCAGAATAATGACTAATGATGTGAAAAAAACGAAACAGTTAATGACACGACTCATACCCTTGATCATATTTTTGTGTGTGTCTATTTTCCTTTACATTGGCTTATTTCGTGACGCTACCGTTTTAGAGTCGACCTTCATTGGTCGACCTGTTCCTGAGTTTACATTAAACGATTTAGTTGAACCTGAGCTACAGCACGATAAAAGTGTATTGTCAGGCAAACCTATGCTGTTAAATGTATGGGCAACGTGGTGTCCAACTTGTTACGCCGAGCATAAGTACTTAAATGAACTTGCTGAAGACGGTGTTTACATTGTCGGTATGAATTACAAAGACGATCGCAAAAAAGCGTTAAGATGGTTAGCAGAGCTAGATAACCCATACAAGATCAGTCTTTTTGATCCTGATGGCATGTTAGGGCTTGATCTGGGTGTCTACGGCGCGCCTGAAACTTTTTTTATCGACAGTAAAGGCATTATTCAATTCAAGCACGTAGGTGATATCAATCCACGTAATTGGAATGGTGAGCTGAAAGCTGTTTATGAGCAGTTGAAATAAGGATTTAAGATGAAAAAATTATTCGTATTAATGACTTTAATGCTCAGTTTCAGTGCTGCTGCGGTCATTGATGTCTATGACTTTGAGACTGAAGAACAAGAAGTCTTGTTTAGAACCTTAACGGCAGAATTACGCTGCCCTAAATGTCAAAACAATAACCTTGCTGATTCCAATGCCTCGATTGCCAAAGATATGCGTCAAAAAACCTATAATATGGTGATCGAAGGTCAGAATGAAGATCAGATTGTTACTTACTGGATTGATCGATTTGGCAACTTTGTTTTATACAAACCGCCTGTAACCTTAGGCACTGCTATTTTATGGGTTGGTCCTGGTTTATTTGTATTATTTGGTGGTCTGATTATTGTTCGCAACAGTCGTCGTAAAGTCAGTGTTGAAAACGATGATGAGTTAACGGGTGCGGAGAAAGACCGTTTGGCCAAAATTTTAAAGGATAGCGAGAAATAGCATGTTGTTATTTTGGATAGTAAGTATTGTATTGGTGATCGTTGCTGCGCTGGCATTTGTTATCCCTGTTACCGGTGAGAACAAGTTAACAGGCGCGACACGAGACCAACTAAACAAAGACCTGTATAAAAGTCGTATTAGGGAATTGGTTGACGATGAAGATCAGGGGTTGTTAGACAAAAGCGAAGAGTTTATTGATGAAATGCAACGTGGTCTATTGGATGACGTTGTTGATGAGAAAGTAGTAAAAGTAAGTACCGCTGACTCACCATTTATCTGGCTTGCTGGTGTTATATTCTTAGTGGTCTTCTCGGTGTCTGTGTATATGACATTAGGCGCACGTGAAAAGGTAGCGAACTGGGAAGACGTATATTCACGTTTACCTGAGCTAACCGACCGAGTGATGAATGAAGGTGATAAAGTCACAGATCAAGAGATCAAAGACTTTAAACTGGCATTGAGTACCAAGATGAGGGAAGAACCGGATAATGAATTTGGTTGGTTATTGCTGGGGCGCTTAAACGTTGCATTAGGTGATCCTAACGCCGCATTCATTGCCATGGACCGTGCTTACAAACTAGCCCCGCTGAACACATCAATCGTGACCGGTTATGCACAAGCATTAATGCTCAGTGATGATCCTGAACAGAATAATTTAGCCCGTAAAATATTGATGGAGCTTAAACAAGAGAAACCTAACGATATCGAAGTATTATCGACGTCTGCGTTCATGGCGTTAGAAAATCAAGATTACCTTGGTGCAATCGAGCAATGGCAACGTATGTTACCGTTACTTGCTGGTCAGCCAGATCGTATCCAAATGATCCAAGGTAGTATTAAATATGCCAGAAAACAGATTGAAGCGAAAGGTGGGTCTGCACCTGTAGCTGCGGGTTCTACAACTGCTCCTGCTACTGCAACCACGGGTCCTGCGGTAACTGCCAACGCAGCGCCTGCGGGTAATGAGCAAGTAACGATCACTATTACTGCTGACCAAGTGCAGCTTAAAGGTTACTTGTATGTTTACGTGCAAGCGGCTGTGGGATCTAAAGCACCACTGGCGGTTAAACGTATCACGGACCCAACATTTCCATTAACTATCTCATTATCAGATAGCGATGCTATGATGGCACAAATGAAAATGTCACAATTTCCATCGATTAAAGTGAGCGCTAAGCTTTCTCAAGATGAGAATGTGATGACGAAAGATGATGACATCAATTCTAATACTGTGACGGTCAATGAAGGCGACCCACGTTCAGTGACGCTTAATTTTAGTCGTTAATTTAATTAACGTGTTAGCTATGTTGTAACACGATGGTAGCGCTTGTAATAAGCCTCATAGAAATTACGTTATGTAATATCCATGGGGCTTTTTTTTGTTGCTATTATCGCGAAAATACCTATGATACGCGCTCTATTACTTCGATTACTTAATGCGGGTTGACTATGTATACATTAAATCTTGATATTGCTGACTTCATGCAAAATTATTGGCAGAAAAAACCACTGTTAATTAAAGCGGGATTCAAGGACTTTATCGATCCAATCAGCCCGGATGAAATTGCTGGTTTAGCGATGGAAGAAGAAGTGACGTCGCGTATGGTGTCACTTGAAGATGGTAAGTGGGAAGCTAAATGTGGGCCTTTTACTGAATTTGATCGTCTGGAAGAACCGGGTGCCGCTATTTTAGTGCAAGCGATTAACCATTGGCATGATCCTTCCGCTGAACTGGCGAATGCGTTTAACTTTATTCCAAGTTGGCGTTTTGATGACTTAATGGTTTCTTATAGCTCTGATACCGGTGGTGTGGGTCCGCATATCGATCGTTATTGTGTGTTTATCATACAAGGTCAAGGTAAGCGCCACTGGCGTGTTGGTGCTCAGGATATGGATCCTCAAGAATTCGCAGCGAACGGTGCTTTGAAGCATTGTGAAGCCTTTGACGCGGTTATTGATACAGTGTTAGAACCTGGTGATATCTTATATATTCCACCTTACGCACCGCATGAAGGTTATGCTGTTGGCGAAGCGATTAACTATTCTGTAGGTTTCCGCGCACAAGATCAGAAAGAGCTGTTAAGCGACTTTGGTGATTACTTATTACAGCAAGACAAAGAATTTATTCGTTATAGCGATCCTAAGTTACAACCACGTGCAGAGCATGGTTCTATCGAATCAGGCGAAGTGCAAGGTTTAACAGACATCATGACATCATTAATGGCAGATAAAAGTGTTATGCATGACTTTCTTGGTCGTCATTACAGTGAATCAGCACACGAATTAGATTTATTGGTACCTGAAGGTGGTTACATTGCCGATTTCGCGATTGTAGTAGATGAAATCGGTATGGAGTCTTATTTGCGTAAAGTAAATGGACTGAAGACATTATATTTCCCAGAAATGCCAACGAGCTGTTTCATTGATGGCGAGCGTTATGACTTTGACGCAAGCATTGCGGCAAGTGTACAGACGTTATGTAATACCACTGAACAGACAGCCAAAGAACTTGAAGTATTAATGGAAGATAAAGTATTTGGTCAATTGTTGATTGATTGGGTTAACTTAGGTTACTGGCACTTCGAGTAACGGTTACTAACAATTAAATTAGATAGCACTAAGGCTGATGGTCTTGGTGCTTTTTTTAGTTGTTTTTCAGGCAAAAAATAACCCCAGTTATTTACATAACTGGGGTTAGGAAGATTAACTAAAAATAATTACTTATTTTTAGCGTTCTCTTCTTTAACTTTAGCAATTACGCCTTCAGCTACGTTCATTGGACATGGGTTGTAGTGTGAGAACTCCATAGAGAACTGACCACGACCAGATGTCATAGTACGTAGTGAACCGATGTAACCAAACATTTCTGAAAGAGGTACGTCAGCTTTAATACGAACACCAGTAACACCCGCCATTTGATCTTTGATCATGCCACGACGACGGTTAAGGTCACCAATAACATCACCAACGTGATCGTCTGGAGTGAATACGTCAACAGCCATGATAGGTTCAATCAGTTGTGCACCCGCTTTAGGGATAGACTGACGGAACGCGCCACGTGCTGCAAGTTCGAATGCTACTGCTGATGAATCCACTGCATGGAAGCCACCGTCAAGTAGTTCGATTTCAACGTCGATCATAGGGAAACCAGCGAGAACACCAGTATCCATCATGCCTTTAAAGCCTTTTTCAACTGCAGGCCAGAATTCTTTAGGTACGTTACCACCAACAACTGAAGAGGTGAACGTGAAACCTGAACCCAGTTCGCCTGGCTTGATGATGTAATCGATTTTACCGAATTGACCACTACCACCAGATTGTTTCTTATGCGTGTAGCTATCTTCAATTTCTTGCGTAATAGTTTCACGGTAAGCAACTTGCGGAGCTCCAACAACTAGCTCAACACCGTATGTACGCTTAAGGATATCTACTTTGATATCTAAGTGAAGTTCACCCATACCTGAAAGGATTGTTTCACCAGAATCTTGGTCAGTTTCAACTTTAAATGTTGGATCTTCAGCAACCATTTTACCGATAGCAATACCCATTTTCTCAGTTGAACCTTTATCTTTAGGTGTTACAGAGATAGAGATTACTGGTTCAGGGAATACCATTGCTTCTAGATAGATAGGATTTTTAGGATCACATAATGTGTGACCTGTTTGAACGTTAGTTTTCATACCAACAATCGCGATAATATCACCCGCTTGTGCTGACGATAATTCTTTACGCTGATCCGCTTGCATTTCACACATACGGCCTACACGCTCAGTTTTACCTGTCGCAGCATTAAGGATCGTATCACCTTTTTTCAACGTACCTGAGTAGATACGAACGAAAGTAAGGGCACCAAAACGGTCATCTGAAATTTTAAATGCTAACGCTTTGAATGTTTCTTCAGTTGATACAAATGCTACTTCACCAGTAGGCTCGCCTTCGACATCTGTAAGCGGCTGAGGATCAACGTCAGTTGGGCTTGGTAGGTAATCAACAACAGCGTCAAGAATGTTTTGAACACCTTTGTTCTTAAATGCTGAACCACAGTAAGTTGGGAAGAACGACATATCACGAGTACCTTTACGGACACAACGTTTGATTTCTTCAATAGATGGCTCGTTACCGTCCATGTAAGCTTCTAATAGATCATCATCTTGCTCAAGAGCAGTATCAAGTAACTTTTCACGGTATTCTTCTACTAGCTCAACCATGTCTGCAGGAACAGCCGTGATTTCAAAGTTTTCAGCTTCACCTGTTTCATCCCAAACGTATGCTTGACGAGTAAGAAGGTCAACAACACCTACAAAATCATCTTCGATACCGATTGGTAAAACCATAACGAGTGGGTTAGCACCTAGTACGTCTTCAGTTTGCTTAACAACACGTAAGAAATCAGCACCAATACGGTCTAATTTGTTTACGAAGATGATACGAGCAACTTGTGATTCATTCGCATAACGCCAGTTAGTTTCTGATTGTGGTTCAACACCACCAGAACCACAGAATACACCGATACCGCCGTCAAGTACTTTCAGTGAACGGTAAACTTCTACTGTGAAATCAACGTGTCCAGGAGTATCAATAACGTTTAAACGGTGATCTTTCCAGAAACAAGTTACAGCTGCTGACTGGATAGTAATACCGCGCTCAGCTTCCTGTTCCATGAAATCTGTAGTTGATTCGCCATCATGTACTTCACCAGTTTTGTGGATCTGACCAGTAAGTTTCAAGATTCGTTCAGTTGTCGTTGTTTTACCAGCATCAACGTGAGCGAAGATACCAATATTTCTGTATTTGGATAAATCTGCCATTATGTTCTCTATAATTTATTTATGTAAAGATTCGCGCGGAGTATATCACGTTTTTTTAGCAACAAAAAAGAGATAGCGGCTTATAAGACGGCATTTGCTGGGTTTTTTTCAATATCGATATAATTAATTCGTATTAAGGCTATAAAAACTGAACGTTTAGCTAAAATGTTGGGTTTTCATTCTAAAAACAGGCGCAAATATAGTCGCGCCCGTTCTTTATACGCTTGTAAAAACGTGGTTTAAAACTGTTTTAATAAGTTTGGCTGGTAGTCATTAAAACTAATGATTAACTTCTTTTCGGCGATGAGGTTATCTAATTTGGCGATGTCAGCCATTAAACCTTCCATCGTTAATGTATTGTTGTCTAAATGGTATTGTTGCTTCGATGCCGCGTAATAGTAATTGAGGATGATGATGGCATCGATATGGGTGTTGTCACTGTCGCTTAATGCCATTTTTACATGATGCAGTTTGCGGTAAATTTTGTTGTTTGCTTGCTTTAAATCCCAGATATACATGACTTCAACGAGATAAGGATGCCGGCGAATAAACTTGAATATTACCAATAAGCTGATTCCCCCCAGGATCACACCAGCTAAATTTAGTTTAAAATTATTTTCGTCAGCACCGCCAAAAAAATGGATTAATATTTGGCCATAAAATAATGCCAACGCGATTAACATCGCTGTCGCGACAATGCTCGCCATGTTTAAGTGTTTACGGTAACGAACTTTGTCTATTTGTTGTAATTTCATTTACTTTCCGCTCTTGAATGAAGTGTGAATATTCTAGCAAATACGGACGTAAATAATACCAATTGCATTAAATAAATGTAAAGGAATTGCTAGCAGATTAAATTGGAGTTAGTTTAACTTGGCGTATGAAGGGATGCTTAAAGAAGCACATTACCTTATTATCAAAGACAATGTGCAGTACGACTATGTATGGATAAACCCCTGTAAAGATAGAGATAAATCACTATAATAAATCATGCTAGCGGCGATTATTTCGCGCTATTGTTTGCAGTACCAGCAGGGCGACGACGGTTGCCTTTATTTTCTGATGGATTCACTTCACTGCGTGGGCCAGTGTGACGACGGTTCTTACTAGCTGGTTTGTGACCACGTGAATTTTCACCGGAACGTTGACCATCTTGATGATCTCTTTTTGGATTTTTCGCTTTTGGTTGACGAATACCCGGTGTAGTCGGGAATGAATTCATGGGTGCAAAACCGTCTACAACAACACGTTCAAGGTGCTTTTGCGTTAATTGTTCAATCGCTACAAGCTCTTTTATTTCGTCATGACAAACTAATGAGATTGCAGTACCTTCAGCGCCAGCACGACCGGTACGACCAATACGATGAACATAATCTTCTGGTACGTTAGGTAAATCGAAATTAACTACTTGTGGTAGTTGTACGATATCGATACCACGTGCGGCAATATCAGTCGCAATAAGTGCTCTGACGTCACCTGATTTGAAGTTCGCTAGTGCTTTTGTACGTGCACTCTGGCTCTTGTTACCGTGAATCGCTGCAGCATTGATGCCTTGCTCTTCTAAGTGCTTGGTTAACTTGTTTGCGCCATGTTTAGTTTTGGTAAACACCAACACTTGCTTCCAGTCGTTTTCTTTAATTAGGTGTGTTAACAGCAGCGCTTTTTTATTCTTATCAACCGGGTGCATCCATTGTTCAACTGATTTAGCAGCAGCATTACGTGGCGTCACTGAAATTTCGATTGGATCATTGATTAAACCTCTAGCAAGCTGACGGATGTCATCAGAAAAGGTTGCTGAGAATAATAAGTTTTGACGTTTTTGTGGTAGTACCGCAAGGATTTTACGGATATCACGTAAGAAACCCATATCCAGCATGCGATCGGCTTCATCTAATACCAAAATCTCTAATTGGTGAAAGCGAATAGCGCCTTGATTATACAAATCTAATAAACGGCCAGGCGTTGCCACTAAGATATCAACACCACGACGTAAACGCGTCATTTGTGGGTTAATTTTAACGCCACCAAATACTACTGTTGATGTTAAACGTAAATGTTTGCTATAGACTTCAACGCTTTCTGCAATCTGTGCTGCGAGTTCACGTGTCGGCGTTAGGATTAACGTACGAGCTTGATTAGGGCGAGGGCGAGGGCCTTGGCTTAATTTTTCTAAAATAGGTAGAGTAAAACCAGCTGTTTTACCTGTTCCTGTTTGTGCCGCAGCCATTACATCCCTACCTGACAATACAGCTGGTATTGCTTGCGTCTGAATTGCTGATGGTGTGTCGTAGCCTTTTTCGGCTACAGCTTTTAGGATTGGAGCGGATAAACCGAGGTCGGTAAAACTCATATTGTGTCTCTTTATTTATGTGGTTGCTATTTATGTGCTAGTGCTTAGTATAACAGCGGTGCTGCAGGGTACATGATAGGCTGCTTAAGTGCAAATAGGTTAATAATAGTAGCGCTTATGTATTAATAGAGAATAAGACTGTTGACACTAAACCTGAAGTCTATATAATTGGTCGCAGCTTTAAGGTTAGTTTTATGAATGAATTCCATTTCGAAGTTTTTATAGTACCTCGTCCTGTTTGATCATAAGTAAGTAGTAACACTTCCAGCAACATCGGCGTATGCCACTTAAATTACTATCACAATAGGATTACAATTATGTCTAAAATCATTGGTACAGTAAAATGGTTCAACGAAACTAAAGGTTTCGGTTTCATTCAACAAGAAAACGGCCCTGACGTGTTCGCTCACTTCAGCGCTATCGAAAGTGACGGTTTCCGTACACTTTTAGAAAACCAAAAAGTTGAATTCAACGTTACTGATGGCCAAAAAGGTCCTCAAGCGGAAAACATCGTAGTACTTTAATTCTTTGAATTAATAGTCACTAAGATTGTTTAACTTAAATGAATTGATGATAAATCGAAACGTTTAAGTATAAAGGGCATGTTCTTCGGAGCTTGCCCTTTTTGTTTTATCTCCTATTTATTTAAGGTATCTACTGTGAGCCAAACTGATTTTTCTTCTTTAAATTTACGTCCAGAACTTGTTTCTAATCTGGATACTCTCGGTTATACCGAAATGACACCTATCCAAGCACAAAGCTTACCGAGTATTCTTGAAGGTAAAGATGTCATTGGTCAAGGTAAAACGGGTTCTGGTAAAACAGCGGCTTTTGGTTTAGGTTTACTTCAGCGTTTAAACGTTGAACGTTTCCGTATTCAAACGTTAGTACTTTGTCCTACACGTGAACTTGCTGATCAAGTAGCGAAAGAAATTCGTAAACTTGCACGTGGTATTCATAACATTAAAGTATTAACGCTGTGTGGTGGTATGCCATTTGGCCCACAAATCGGTTCATTAGAACACGGCGCACATATCATTGTTGGTACCCCTGGTCGCGTATTAGATCACTTAACTAAAGGCACGTTACGATTAGATAATCTAACAACATTTGTGCTGGACGAAGCGGATCGTATGTTAGAAATGGGTTTCCAAGACGCACTTGACGCCATTGTTGAGAAAGCACCAAGTGATCGTCAAACGTTACTATTCAGTGCTACGTTCCCGAAAAAAATTCAAGCGATTGCAGCGAAAATAATGAACAACCCAGAAATGGTTGAAGTTGCGTCAACGCACGATGACAGCACCATTAAACAACATTTCTATAAAGTAAAAAACTTTGGTGAGCGTTTAGATACAGTACGTGGTTTATTACTACTACATAAACCAGAATCAACGGTTATTTTCTGTAATACTAAAAAAGACGTACAAGATGTTGCTGATGAATTAGGCCATTTTGGCTTTAGTGTTATTGCACTGCACGGTGATTTAGAACAACGTGATCGTGACCAAGCGTTAGTGCGTTTTTCTAATAAGAGTATTTCGGTCATGGTCGCAACTGATGTAGCATCACGTGGTCTGGATATCGAATCTTTAGACGCAGTGATTAACTTCCAAGTTTCTCATGACAGTGAAATACACGTTCACCGTATCGGGCGTACCGGTCGTGCGGGCAGTAAAGGTATGGCTTACACTATATTTGATGAGAAAGAAGCATACCAAGTTGCGTTATTAGAAGATCGTTTTGGTATGATCACGCCAGAAGCATTACCACCGATGAGTGTCCTTAATGAATCACCAATGACACCTCAGATGGAGTGTATCCGTATCGATGGTGGTAAAAAGCAAAAAGTACGTGCGGGTGACATTTTAGGCGCTCTAACGGGTAAAGATGGCATTGATGGTAAGCTAGTTGGTAAAATTCAACTGTTTGATAACTGTGCGTATGTTGCTGTTGATACTAAAGTGGCTAAAGCTGCGGTACAGAAAATTGGTAAAGGTAAATTGAAAGGCCGTATGTTCCGCGCTTGGATTGTACGTTCATTTAACGATTAATCGTTAAGCTTCAGTAATACTGAGAGGACGTCTACTCTTTATTTACAGTAAATTATTTACAATAAATAATGAGTAGGAGCAGACGTCCTTTGAGTTATTAGTCCGTTAAGCATTGCGCTAATAAACTCACCGGATGGATAGTTTCTAAGTCAGTATTTTCGTCAATTTGCCATTTGCAGGTTTCACAATCGGTGATCGCAAAGTCAGCGTTGGCCTGTTTAATCTGTTCAAACAAACCTTTACCTATCTTCATCGACACCTCGTAGTTTTCTTTCTTAAAACCATAAGTACCTGCCGAACCACAGCATTCACTGTTGAGTACAATAACCTTTAAACCAGGGATAGTACGTAACAGTTCAATGGTAAATATAGCTAAGCCACTGCGCTCTAAATGACACGGCGTATGGTAGACGATGGTTTTATTCACGGGTTTTAATGTTGGCATATTACCGTTCATAAACTCGCGTAATAAAAATGGCGTGATGAACTCAAGCTTATGCATGATCTTGCTGTTATCGACGTTTAATACATGCGGGTATTCTTGCTTTAAGGCCAATGAACACGTTGATGAAGTAGATAGGATCGGGGTATTGAATTGCTCGACAGCCTCGGTCATGTGTTTAACATTAAATTGTGCATTTTTACGCGCTTTGGCATGAAAACCATTGGCGATCAGCGGTACGCCACAACATTTCTCTTTCTTCAATAATTTAACGCCGATATTCATGGCATTTAATACTTTAACTAAATCTTTGCCAAGCTGCGGATTGTTGTAGTTAACATAACAACCGTGAAAATAACTGATCTGACGTTCAAACTGTATTTGCGTGTCGGCTTGTTTTTTATACCAATGTCTAAACGAACCAAATGAATATTTAGGTAAGGATTTACGCTTATCAATCGCTATGGTTTTATCCATGATGGTTTTGATAATTTTCGAATCAGTGATCTTATTCACCAAGGGCGCAATGGGTGTCGATAATGTGCCAAATAAATCGGTGTGACTTAAAATATAATCACGCATTAATTTAGGATTAAGTTTTTTCTTCTCAAACTTACCGCGCGCAACCGCAATAATGTCACCGACATTGACGTTGGACGGGCAAGATGTTTCACAACGTTTGCAGTTAGTGCAGAGTTTTAATGCTTCGTCGTAATACTCAGGACTTTTTAGTCTTAGCCGCTCCCCATCTGGCCCAGATTCTTTTGGCCCCGGGTAATTCGGATTGGCTTTGGCAACAGGGCAATATACGGTACAAATAGTACACTTGATGCATTTTTCAAAACGTGTTGATGCTAAGTTCATGATATTGGTCCCCTTATGCAAAACTGTGGTTGGTTGCTGGTTGTGAATTGGCATTTACCATTCGTTGTTGTAATAACTGGTTTACGGCATGATAACCAGTACTAATCGCAACACCACTGCCACAGCCTTCGGCGATTGGATCATAGCCACCTATATTTGAACCTGCGCAGAACAGATTATTGACCACTTTACCTGCTAACATAGGATTGAATTTGTGATTGGTTTTGATGCCTAATGATAAAAATGGTTGTGAGTTAGCGGCAAAAAATTGCGGGTTATACCATGTATTACGCGCTTGAATGCTGTTCATGTCTAAGTTAAATACTGGTTCTTGTAATTTGTCATGGTGAGCAATTAGCCCTTTATTAAAAAAGCTACCGGATGCGAAGATATAGTTATCTGCAGTTAATGGCATGCTTTCTAAATTACGAGTATAAATGCGTTTAAGGATTAGCTCACCATTATTATGATTACTGCTATAGTCTTCAATCATATCGCCATGCGTGACTTGGTCGCCTTTTAACAGCATGCCGCCTGCCTTGATAAATAAATCAATCATGGTTTCTTCAAGGCGGATCCCCAGCATTGACGGTGGCATAGTCGGTACTTCATGAAAGGTTAAATTGGTTAATGCATGTAATTTGTTAAGGACCGACAGCCCCATGCCATCGCCTGTTATGGCAGGTAAGATCACTAGGTCATCCGGTGTTGCGATAGCGTTTAGCTTAGTCGCTAACGCCTCAACTTCATTTTCGTTATT comes from the Moritella yayanosii genome and includes:
- a CDS encoding DUF3087 family protein produces the protein MKLQQIDKVRYRKHLNMASIVATAMLIALALFYGQILIHFFGGADENNFKLNLAGVILGGISLLVIFKFIRRHPYLVEVMYIWDLKQANNKIYRKLHHVKMALSDSDNTHIDAIIILNYYYAASKQQYHLDNNTLTMEGLMADIAKLDNLIAEKKLIISFNDYQPNLLKQF
- a CDS encoding cupin domain-containing protein; this encodes MYTLNLDIADFMQNYWQKKPLLIKAGFKDFIDPISPDEIAGLAMEEEVTSRMVSLEDGKWEAKCGPFTEFDRLEEPGAAILVQAINHWHDPSAELANAFNFIPSWRFDDLMVSYSSDTGGVGPHIDRYCVFIIQGQGKRHWRVGAQDMDPQEFAANGALKHCEAFDAVIDTVLEPGDILYIPPYAPHEGYAVGEAINYSVGFRAQDQKELLSDFGDYLLQQDKEFIRYSDPKLQPRAEHGSIESGEVQGLTDIMTSLMADKSVMHDFLGRHYSESAHELDLLVPEGGYIADFAIVVDEIGMESYLRKVNGLKTLYFPEMPTSCFIDGERYDFDASIAASVQTLCNTTEQTAKELEVLMEDKVFGQLLIDWVNLGYWHFE
- a CDS encoding cold-shock protein, with the translated sequence MSKIIGTVKWFNETKGFGFIQQENGPDVFAHFSAIESDGFRTLLENQKVEFNVTDGQKGPQAENIVVL
- the ccmI gene encoding c-type cytochrome biogenesis protein CcmI; amino-acid sequence: MLLFWIVSIVLVIVAALAFVIPVTGENKLTGATRDQLNKDLYKSRIRELVDDEDQGLLDKSEEFIDEMQRGLLDDVVDEKVVKVSTADSPFIWLAGVIFLVVFSVSVYMTLGAREKVANWEDVYSRLPELTDRVMNEGDKVTDQEIKDFKLALSTKMREEPDNEFGWLLLGRLNVALGDPNAAFIAMDRAYKLAPLNTSIVTGYAQALMLSDDPEQNNLARKILMELKQEKPNDIEVLSTSAFMALENQDYLGAIEQWQRMLPLLAGQPDRIQMIQGSIKYARKQIEAKGGSAPVAAGSTTAPATATTGPAVTANAAPAGNEQVTITITADQVQLKGYLYVYVQAAVGSKAPLAVKRITDPTFPLTISLSDSDAMMAQMKMSQFPSIKVSAKLSQDENVMTKDDDINSNTVTVNEGDPRSVTLNFSR
- a CDS encoding DsbE family thiol:disulfide interchange protein; translated protein: MTNDVKKTKQLMTRLIPLIIFLCVSIFLYIGLFRDATVLESTFIGRPVPEFTLNDLVEPELQHDKSVLSGKPMLLNVWATWCPTCYAEHKYLNELAEDGVYIVGMNYKDDRKKALRWLAELDNPYKISLFDPDGMLGLDLGVYGAPETFFIDSKGIIQFKHVGDINPRNWNGELKAVYEQLK
- the fusA gene encoding elongation factor G; protein product: MADLSKYRNIGIFAHVDAGKTTTTERILKLTGQIHKTGEVHDGESTTDFMEQEAERGITIQSAAVTCFWKDHRLNVIDTPGHVDFTVEVYRSLKVLDGGIGVFCGSGGVEPQSETNWRYANESQVARIIFVNKLDRIGADFLRVVKQTEDVLGANPLVMVLPIGIEDDFVGVVDLLTRQAYVWDETGEAENFEITAVPADMVELVEEYREKLLDTALEQDDDLLEAYMDGNEPSIEEIKRCVRKGTRDMSFFPTYCGSAFKNKGVQNILDAVVDYLPSPTDVDPQPLTDVEGEPTGEVAFVSTEETFKALAFKISDDRFGALTFVRIYSGTLKKGDTILNAATGKTERVGRMCEMQADQRKELSSAQAGDIIAIVGMKTNVQTGHTLCDPKNPIYLEAMVFPEPVISISVTPKDKGSTEKMGIAIGKMVAEDPTFKVETDQDSGETILSGMGELHLDIKVDILKRTYGVELVVGAPQVAYRETITQEIEDSYTHKKQSGGSGQFGKIDYIIKPGELGSGFTFTSSVVGGNVPKEFWPAVEKGFKGMMDTGVLAGFPMIDVEIELLDGGFHAVDSSAVAFELAARGAFRQSIPKAGAQLIEPIMAVDVFTPDDHVGDVIGDLNRRRGMIKDQMAGVTGVRIKADVPLSEMFGYIGSLRTMTSGRGQFSMEFSHYNPCPMNVAEGVIAKVKEENAKNK
- a CDS encoding DEAD/DEAH box helicase — protein: MSFTDLGLSAPILKAVAEKGYDTPSAIQTQAIPAVLSGRDVMAAAQTGTGKTAGFTLPILEKLSQGPRPRPNQARTLILTPTRELAAQIAESVEVYSKHLRLTSTVVFGGVKINPQMTRLRRGVDILVATPGRLLDLYNQGAIRFHQLEILVLDEADRMLDMGFLRDIRKILAVLPQKRQNLLFSATFSDDIRQLARGLINDPIEISVTPRNAAAKSVEQWMHPVDKNKKALLLTHLIKENDWKQVLVFTKTKHGANKLTKHLEEQGINAAAIHGNKSQSARTKALANFKSGDVRALIATDIAARGIDIVQLPQVVNFDLPNVPEDYVHRIGRTGRAGAEGTAISLVCHDEIKELVAIEQLTQKHLERVVVDGFAPMNSFPTTPGIRQPKAKNPKRDHQDGQRSGENSRGHKPASKNRRHTGPRSEVNPSENKGNRRRPAGTANNSAK
- a CDS encoding cytochrome c-type biogenesis protein, translating into MKKLFVLMTLMLSFSAAAVIDVYDFETEEQEVLFRTLTAELRCPKCQNNNLADSNASIAKDMRQKTYNMVIEGQNEDQIVTYWIDRFGNFVLYKPPVTLGTAILWVGPGLFVLFGGLIIVRNSRRKVSVENDDELTGAEKDRLAKILKDSEK